One segment of Haemophilus influenzae DNA contains the following:
- a CDS encoding ABC transporter permease subunit, with protein MFKFVFKRILMVIPTFIAITFITFALVRFIPGDPVEIMMGERGLTAEVHQQMLHQLGLDLPLYQQYFHYIGNVIQGDFGASFRTQQPVLSEFFTLFPATAELAFFALFWSLLGGVILGTIAAVKKDSWISHTVTVASLTGYSMPIFWWGLILILYVSPQLGLPQGGRLDNEFWIDTPTGFMLIDSWLSGVSGAFENAVKSLILPAIVLGTVPLAIITRMTRSAMLEVLGEDYIRTAKAKGLSYTRIVIVHALRNALIPVVTVVGLIVGQLLSGAVLTETIFSWPGIGKWIIDAIQARDYPVLQGSVLIIATIIIVVNLTVDLLYGVVNPRIRH; from the coding sequence ATGTTTAAATTTGTATTCAAACGAATCTTAATGGTGATCCCTACTTTTATTGCCATTACTTTTATTACCTTTGCCCTTGTGCGTTTTATTCCCGGTGATCCTGTGGAAATTATGATGGGGGAACGTGGCTTAACGGCAGAAGTACATCAACAAATGCTGCACCAATTGGGTTTAGATTTACCTCTTTATCAGCAATATTTCCACTATATTGGCAATGTAATTCAAGGGGATTTCGGTGCATCGTTCCGCACTCAACAACCTGTTCTTAGTGAATTTTTTACGCTTTTTCCTGCTACCGCTGAATTAGCATTTTTTGCGTTATTTTGGTCATTATTAGGCGGCGTTATTTTAGGCACAATTGCCGCAGTAAAAAAAGACAGTTGGATTTCTCACACGGTTACAGTAGCATCGCTCACAGGTTATTCTATGCCAATTTTCTGGTGGGGTTTAATTTTAATTTTATATGTTTCGCCACAACTTGGTTTACCGCAAGGCGGACGTTTAGATAATGAATTTTGGATCGATACACCAACAGGATTTATGCTTATTGATAGCTGGCTTTCAGGTGTTTCTGGTGCTTTTGAAAATGCAGTGAAATCTCTAATTCTTCCTGCCATCGTATTAGGCACAGTTCCTCTTGCCATTATTACTCGTATGACACGCTCTGCGATGTTGGAAGTATTAGGCGAAGATTACATTCGCACGGCAAAAGCAAAAGGTTTAAGCTATACTCGAATTGTTATTGTTCACGCATTGCGTAATGCGTTAATTCCTGTTGTTACTGTAGTGGGATTAATTGTAGGTCAATTGCTTTCTGGTGCAGTTCTCACCGAAACCATTTTCTCTTGGCCAGGAATTGGAAAATGGATTATTGATGCTATTCAAGCCCGTGATTATCCAGTATTACAAGGTTCTGTACTGATTATTGCGACGATTATTATTGTGGTGAATTTAACCGTCGATTTACTTTACGGTGTGGTCAATCCGCGTATCCGTCATTAA